One window from the genome of Thermaerobacter marianensis DSM 12885 encodes:
- a CDS encoding amidohydrolase family protein, translating into MFPLHDLHAHFIPPVVLTWLREHAAEVDARWERAGPAGAEFLTVGGRWTFELKPAFTDPGRFLEDQQSAGVSHILVSPVPQLFLYEAPAALTAELATLYNNALAAWARQNPARLSALATVPLNDPEAAAAELRRAVGLGLRGAIVGPGCGERLLTDDAFRPFWEEADRLEAIVFLHPLLSRDPRLRRPRMPNLIGVPWETTVAAADILLGGLLDRYPRVRVLLAHGGGFLPYQIGRLDSGYERWPAVAAALAAPPQEYLRRFWFDSVLWNPKALRFLVALVGEDRVVPGSDYPFDLSAWPPVAVGERGAEALLAPSRS; encoded by the coding sequence GTGTTCCCACTGCACGACCTGCACGCCCATTTCATCCCGCCGGTGGTACTGACGTGGCTGCGCGAGCACGCCGCCGAGGTGGACGCCCGCTGGGAACGGGCCGGACCGGCGGGGGCGGAATTCCTTACCGTGGGCGGTAGGTGGACCTTCGAGCTCAAGCCCGCCTTCACGGACCCGGGCCGGTTCCTGGAGGACCAGCAGTCGGCGGGAGTGTCGCATATTCTGGTCTCGCCGGTTCCCCAGCTGTTCCTGTATGAGGCGCCAGCGGCGCTGACAGCGGAGCTCGCTACCCTCTACAACAATGCGTTGGCGGCGTGGGCCCGGCAGAACCCCGCCCGACTGTCGGCGCTGGCGACGGTACCCCTGAACGACCCCGAGGCGGCGGCGGCCGAGCTGCGGAGGGCCGTGGGGCTGGGCCTGCGCGGGGCCATCGTGGGGCCGGGGTGCGGTGAGCGCCTCTTGACCGACGACGCCTTCCGGCCCTTCTGGGAGGAGGCCGACCGGCTGGAGGCCATCGTCTTCCTGCACCCGCTCCTCAGCCGGGACCCGCGCCTGCGCCGCCCCAGGATGCCCAATCTCATCGGCGTGCCCTGGGAAACCACGGTGGCGGCGGCGGACATCCTCCTGGGCGGGCTCCTGGACCGCTACCCCCGTGTGCGGGTCCTCCTGGCCCACGGGGGAGGGTTCCTCCCTTACCAGATCGGCCGGCTGGACAGCGGATATGAGCGGTGGCCCGCGGTGGCGGCCGCGCTGGCAGCGCCGCCGCAGGAGTACTTGCGCCGCTTCTGGTTCGATTCGGTCCTGTGGAACCCGAAGGCCTTGCGCTTTCTCGTGGCGCTGGTGGGAGAGGACCGTGTGGTGCCGGGGTCCGATTACCCGTTCGACCTCAGCGCGTGGCCGCCGGTCGCCGTAGGGGAGCGGGGCGCCGAGGCCTTGCTGGCACCGTCCCGGTCGTGA
- a CDS encoding ABC transporter ATP-binding protein, which yields MEALRVEGVSKAVAGVRILENVSLTVRQGERRAIIGPNGAGKTTLFRIVAGELAPTAGRIFFFGEEMTRLPAYRRARRGLIRTFQQTSAFFELTVLENVLLVLLQGRHRLLGMGTLVHRDRATLERALAVLQEWGLADCARQQVRHLPYGLQRRLELALAFVARPRVLLMDEPTAGLAASDLEEIAERLGRIPRDVTVVFIDHNMKAVFSVADRITVLHHGQLLAEGTPEEIRDNPAIQAAYLGSVTTSHA from the coding sequence AGCAAGGCCGTGGCCGGCGTGCGCATCCTGGAGAACGTGAGCCTCACGGTGCGGCAGGGCGAGCGGCGCGCCATCATCGGGCCCAACGGAGCGGGGAAGACTACCCTCTTTCGCATCGTCGCCGGGGAGCTGGCGCCGACGGCCGGGCGCATTTTCTTCTTCGGCGAGGAGATGACCCGGCTTCCTGCTTACCGGCGGGCCCGCCGCGGACTAATCCGTACCTTCCAGCAGACCTCGGCCTTCTTCGAGCTCACGGTCCTGGAGAACGTCCTACTGGTTCTCCTACAAGGGCGGCACCGGCTCCTGGGCATGGGGACCCTCGTCCACCGCGATCGTGCCACACTGGAGCGGGCGCTGGCTGTGCTGCAGGAGTGGGGACTGGCGGATTGCGCCCGGCAGCAGGTCCGCCACCTTCCCTATGGGCTCCAGCGCCGCCTCGAGCTAGCCCTTGCCTTTGTGGCCCGGCCGCGGGTGCTCTTGATGGATGAACCCACCGCCGGGCTGGCGGCTTCCGACCTGGAGGAGATCGCGGAGCGTCTGGGCCGCATTCCCCGGGACGTAACCGTGGTCTTCATCGACCACAACATGAAAGCGGTGTTCTCGGTGGCCGACCGCATCACGGTGTTGCATCACGGTCAACTGCTGGCCGAGGGAACACCAGAGGAGATCCGGGACAACCCGGCCATCCAGGCCGCCTATCTGGGGTCGGTGACGACGAGTCATGCTTAG